A segment of the Yersinia rochesterensis genome:
AACCGTGCCCATATACAACCGCCGCCCTTGTTGATGGGCCTTGGCTATTTCACTCAGTAATTGAGGTGTTATATGACCATCAATGAGCTGAGATAATGGACTGGTATCCGCCAATGACTCGCGGAAAAATAGACGAAAGAGCAGATTATCCAAATGGAAAATATCTTGGGTGGTCGTCGTAGTATAAAAGTCATGCAGCGCCTGGTCATAATCACTGCCTAAAAAGGCAAAAGGCGCGATCAGGGCGCCGGTTGATACCCCACTCACCACTTTAAAAACCGGCCGTTTGCCCGTTTTAGTCCAGCCATTCAAAAAACCGGCACCGAAGGCGCCATTAGGGCCTCCGCCTGATAAAGCTAAATGAGGATAAACATGAGTTCCATCAGCCACGTGGAACATCTCTTTCGGCTCATCTTGATAGGATTGCAGTAAATCAGCTTCAAATATTGGGCTAATATGCCCGGCTCCCGCGCGAATATTGGGCATTCCAGGGATTTCGGCCTCCGGCATTAGCGCCACAGGTACTGGATTTCTGGGTAATTGACTACAAGCGCCTAATAAAAAAAAGCCCGTCAGTAGCACCGAGACACGTATTAACTTCCCACTTTTTATCATTATTTTTTCCAGCAACTCGGCCATAGGTAACTCACTAACTTTATATTATTTTCATGACAATCGCCTAAAACCGAGCTACCGATTAAGCCACTGTTACTGTGAGGGATTAGAGTAATAACCAGCCGTACTATGCTGGTTTCAAGAGTTTCTCCCCACCGTCTGGGATTCACTATTTTTGTGACAACGCACGCCATTGCTGTACTGAAGGCCGTTGCCATTGATAACTTGCATACTTACGCAAATATGCCGGCAGTTCGTCACTATTGAGCGCCAGCCGGTTAAGCATTAACGCCAAATCAGTATCTGCAATGCACCATTCACTGAATAAATTCTTCCGACCATCCTAAGGGCTGAAAAAATCCGCACCTGTATACAACGTAATGGCTTGCTGATTCATAGTGGCTCCACCAGGTTATTACTAAAAGATGACGTTAATCGATTTTACTGTTCGCTGAAGTTTCCGGTTGCTCTGTATTATTTTCGATATAAAGTGTTCGGCTGGGAAAAGCAAAGTCTGCGCCATGCTGATGCACTATATCGATAAATTTCAAATAACAGTTTTGCTGAACTGCCAGCCATTCAGCCCATACTTTGGTCTTAGTAAAGCAATAAACCATAATATTGAGAGAAGACTCGCCAAACCCATTGAAATAGACCAATAAGGTCTGTTGCTGATCAATATCATCATTATTGGCTAAAAAATTGTGCATTTCATCCACAATTATTCCTATTTTATCCGCATCCTCATAACGCAGCGCCAGAGTGGTTTTTATTCTGCGGTTGGTCATGCGTCCGGGGTTTTCAACACTAATATCGGTGAATATGGAGTTAGGAACATACAGTGGACGATTTTCAAACGTCATTATTTTTGTCAGCCGCCAACCTATTTCAACAACAACACCCTCAATATGGCGATCAGGTAAACGTATCCAGTCTCCAATATTAAAAGGGCGATCAAAATAAAGCATCACGCCAGAAAAGAAATTACTCAAAATATCTTTTCCAGCCATACCGACAGCAAGCCCCCCAATACCGCCAAAGGTAACTAGCCCGGAAAAACTCATGCCCAGATGTTCACCATAGAGTAGAACGACCACCACCACGAAGGTAATTTTCAGCATGCGCGAGATGATTTTAGCGCTGGTGATATCACTCCCTTTTGCCACCTGTCGCTTTTCCAATACATCAAATAATACAAACATCCTACGCATCAACATCAGCAGGATAACTGACATACAGATAAAATTAACTGTCTTGGGCGTGATAAAGTTTATCTTTATGTCAACAAGTACATTATTGATGATCTTTCCCACCACAATTACCATGACAGACCACAGCAGGAAGCTTACAAATTGTAATATAAACCTATAACGAGAATGGTGCCGTCTCATTCCCCACACTGAGACAATTAATAAGGCAATGATGCAACTGATGACCAAAATCAGCCCGACAATGTTTTCCATAGTAAATTGAGCAACCATATGCCTTATGCCCTCAAACCTATCTCATGTGCTACTTCTCGCCTGTACATAGGCTGCGAATAACATTTATATCGCAGCCCAGAGCCGAAAAACACACTAACGAAGATTAATCTTCTGCGGGTGTATCATCTAAAATCGTCAGCAAAATATCCGCATCCGGGGTTGTGATATGTTTCCCTTCCAGGAAACCTGCGAGTTTAGCTTCAGCATTATGCTCGTACACTTCATAACCTGCAATTCGATAACCCGGCACACCATCCTGACCACGAATATACTCATCGCCGTCAATATAGTACTCAACAACACCGTTGGCATCTTCAATCTCGTAACGTTTATCAAACGGGAACTGTTTCATCACTCATCCTAAAAAACACTGCATACCGATATAATGCCAAAATACCGCTTTTTTAGGAAGCACTAGCCGCAACGCTATTCAGTCTCATTTTCAATACCTTTTTATATCGAGGATGCTCGGCATATATACTCCTTTTCATTAAATCTTAAACGCCTCTAATCCTAATGTTAAAAATCCTATTTGATTTTACACCACTAATTTTCATGCCAAACAAAGCCATCCAAGGTAAACTAATACGCCTAAATAAGGGGATGGGATGAGCACGGAAATATTTATTGCGGTATTGGGTGCGGCGTTATTGCATGCTAGCTGGAATGCTTTAGTCAAATTTGGTGCTGACCGTTTAGTGGCCATTTCGGTAATGGCTTTTTTTTCCGGTGTCATCTCATTTTTTGGTATTTTCTTTGTTGGTTTACCCTCACTTAGCGCGATCCCTTGGTTACTCCTGTCTGTCGCTTTTCACACCGGCTATTGCCTCTTTCTCAGTAAAGCCTACGAGCAAGCAGAGTTTGGGCAAATTTATCCGATTGCCCGCGGTGTGGCACCATTATTAAGCGCCCTGCTGTCGTGGTTAATTTTGTCTGAAATCCCACGAACAATGGCTTTATTAGGGGCCGTTATTTTGGTTTCTGGGGTCATCATGATGACATTTGATGGTCGCCATGGCCCAAATAAACTTAATCTCAGGGCCATCCTCTACGCATTAACAACTGCGGTATTTACCGCCTGTTATACCCTATCCGATGGAGCAGGAAGCCGTGCCAGTATTGAACCGCTCAGTTATATTTTATGGCTATTTATGTTCAATGGCATGACCATGTTTGGGCTACTTTGGGTTCTGCATCGCAATGTGGTTTTTCGTGAAATCCGACAACATTGGCGTCA
Coding sequences within it:
- a CDS encoding DMT family transporter, giving the protein MSTEIFIAVLGAALLHASWNALVKFGADRLVAISVMAFFSGVISFFGIFFVGLPSLSAIPWLLLSVAFHTGYCLFLSKAYEQAEFGQIYPIARGVAPLLSALLSWLILSEIPRTMALLGAVILVSGVIMMTFDGRHGPNKLNLRAILYALTTAVFTACYTLSDGAGSRASIEPLSYILWLFMFNGMTMFGLLWVLHRNVVFREIRQHWRHGIIGGAMQLLAYGIVIWAMKSTPIALVAALRETSVLFAMIISIWMLKEKPSVLRLIASAIIMAGVAITKFG
- a CDS encoding mechanosensitive ion channel family protein — encoded protein: MVAQFTMENIVGLILVISCIIALLIVSVWGMRRHHSRYRFILQFVSFLLWSVMVIVVGKIINNVLVDIKINFITPKTVNFICMSVILLMLMRRMFVLFDVLEKRQVAKGSDITSAKIISRMLKITFVVVVVLLYGEHLGMSFSGLVTFGGIGGLAVGMAGKDILSNFFSGVMLYFDRPFNIGDWIRLPDRHIEGVVVEIGWRLTKIMTFENRPLYVPNSIFTDISVENPGRMTNRRIKTTLALRYEDADKIGIIVDEMHNFLANNDDIDQQQTLLVYFNGFGESSLNIMVYCFTKTKVWAEWLAVQQNCYLKFIDIVHQHGADFAFPSRTLYIENNTEQPETSANSKID